A window of Campylobacter ureolyticus contains these coding sequences:
- a CDS encoding YqhA family protein, producing the protein MIEKIFERVLWSSRFVTILPVIFGLIGAVICFVIASYDILNVMFGAWGYLVNGVKEIDLHSDAVGVIVGAIDLYLMALVLFIFSFGIYELFISEIEPMKNSKHSKVLEIKSLDQLKDKIGKVIVMVLIVNFFQRVLHAKFETPLEMGYLALSILALCIGLYFLHKGSEH; encoded by the coding sequence ATGATTGAAAAAATTTTTGAAAGAGTTCTTTGGAGTTCGAGATTTGTTACGATTTTACCTGTGATTTTTGGCTTAATCGGAGCTGTGATTTGCTTTGTGATAGCAAGTTATGATATTTTAAATGTTATGTTTGGTGCGTGGGGATATTTGGTAAATGGCGTTAAGGAGATAGATCTTCACTCAGACGCTGTTGGTGTGATAGTTGGGGCGATTGATTTGTATTTGATGGCGTTAGTTTTGTTTATTTTTAGTTTTGGAATTTATGAACTTTTTATCTCTGAAATTGAGCCGATGAAAAACTCAAAACACTCAAAAGTTTTAGAAATAAAAAGCTTAGACCAACTAAAAGATAAAATTGGCAAAGTTATCGTAATGGTTTTAATCGTAAATTTCTTTCAAAGGGTGCTTCACGCAAAGTTTGAAACACCGCTTGAAATGGGCTATTTGGCACTTTCCATATTAGCACTTTGTATAGGACTTTATTTCCTTCACAAAGGAAGCGAACACTAA